A single Bacteroidota bacterium DNA region contains:
- a CDS encoding tetratricopeptide repeat protein, which produces MKSFNRASLCNLKHIVLSLTVLAFASGTALAQETKTVIKEGQEYKMKYNEALEFAKAKNYKEAYAAFEATLPLAEAAGDTEVINRSSKVLAQLDNSYGTRAFKAGKFEEAIQHHEKGIAHKSDYVPNHYGKGKALEKLDRWDEAVALLKSVMEMGDRKSANAAEKTIRGHYVYIASSNLSENPTKSTAEKALASLDEMLGYVDADADTYYYQAEANKTIGNYSDAISLADQALGAHRGSRTDKAKIYFVKGEALMFSGSSADAAEAFNNALYGNYKPLAQHYLDELKGGG; this is translated from the coding sequence ATGAAATCTTTTAATCGCGCCTCTTTGTGTAATCTGAAACACATTGTGCTGTCACTTACTGTACTTGCGTTCGCCTCAGGTACAGCCCTGGCCCAAGAGACCAAAACGGTCATCAAGGAAGGTCAGGAATACAAAATGAAGTACAATGAAGCCCTGGAATTTGCCAAGGCCAAGAATTACAAAGAAGCATACGCCGCCTTCGAAGCCACCCTGCCGCTTGCAGAAGCAGCTGGGGACACAGAAGTAATCAACCGTTCAAGCAAAGTGCTTGCGCAGTTGGACAACTCCTACGGCACACGTGCTTTCAAAGCAGGTAAATTCGAAGAAGCAATTCAGCACCACGAGAAAGGTATCGCGCACAAAAGCGATTACGTGCCTAACCATTATGGTAAAGGCAAAGCCCTCGAAAAACTGGATCGTTGGGACGAAGCCGTTGCACTGCTGAAAAGCGTTATGGAAATGGGCGACCGTAAATCTGCAAACGCGGCAGAAAAAACGATCCGTGGACACTATGTTTACATCGCCTCTTCTAACCTGAGCGAAAACCCAACAAAGTCTACTGCTGAAAAAGCACTGGCAAGTCTGGATGAAATGCTCGGTTATGTTGACGCAGACGCTGATACGTACTACTACCAGGCAGAAGCCAACAAAACCATCGGTAACTACTCAGATGCTATCAGCCTCGCTGATCAGGCCCTGGGTGCACACCGTGGCAGCCGAACCGACAAAGCTAAAATCTACTTTGTCAAAGGCGAAGCGCTGATGTTCTCTGGTTCAAGCGCTGATGCTGCAGAAGCGTTCAACAACGCACTCTACGGCAATTACAAGCCGCTGGCACAGCACTACCTCGACGAACTGAAAGGTGGTGGTTGA